The following is a genomic window from Amycolatopsis cihanbeyliensis.
CGTGCGGTACGGCGATCCCCCGCCGCGGCGCCCCGGGATTCTGCTTGTCTGCAAGGGAACCGTCGCGCCCGAGTCATTGCGACGTGCGTTGCGTAACGGGGTGGAGCGGTTGGTCATGCTCCCGGACGACGAGGGGGAGTTGGTCTCCGCGCTCGCCGATGCCGTCGAGGGACCCGTGCTGGACGGCAGGGTGCTCGCCGTGCTCGGGGGTCGAGGAGGTGCCGGCGCGTCGGTATTCGCGGCCGGTCTCGGCCTTGGTGCGGTACGCGCCGGGGGTAATGCATTACTCGTGGACTGCGATCCCCTCGGGGGCGGAGTCGATCTGTTGCTCGGTGTCGAGGACGAACCCGGGCTGCGCTGGCCGGAACTGCGGGTGAACTCCGGCCGGGTCTCGATGGCCGCGCTGCAGCCGGCGTTGCCGGGCACCCGGCACGGTGCGGCCCGGCTCTCCGTGCTGTCCTGTGGTCGAGACGGTGCGGACGGCGCGGGCCCGTCCGGGCATGCGGTCGCCGCGGTGGTGCGGGCCGGGCGCAGGGCGGGGCAGCTTGTGGTCTGCGACCTTCCCCGGCACTTGCCGGGTGCGGCCAGGCCCGTGCTGGAACTCGCCGATCTCGTGATCCTCGTGGTCCCCGCCGAGCTGCGAGCCTGTGCCGCGGCGGCACAGGTCCTGCGCGGTCTGTTCCAGGTCCGTGAGCGGGTGCGGGTGCTGGTCCGTGGACCATCCGCCGAAGGCCTCGGGGTCGACCAGGTCGCCGCCGCGGTCGGGGTGCCCGCGGTAGCTTCCGTGCGTGCGGAGCGGGCACCCGCTCGCGCACTGCTCGAGCGGCGCGGGGGTTCGCTTTCCGGGGCGGCACGGGCGGTACTGGAGACGGTACGGTTCGACCCGAGTCGGGAGGGATCGGCATGACCACACGCGGGGAGCGGCGCGAGAGCGAGCTGCGTTCGCTGGCGCCGACGTTCGCGCGGACGGCGTTGACCAACATCGCCCGCGAGTACCCGCACCACGAATCGCATCTGCAGACCAGTGCGGTGGATCGGGTTCCCCGGCCCCGCGACCTGCATCCGGCCTTCTTCGGTAGCTACGACTGGCATTCGTGCGTGGAGATGCACTGGCTGCTGTTGCGGCTGCTGCGGCTGGTACCGGACGCGGTGCCGCGGGAGGAGGTCCGAGCCGCGCTCGACGAGCACCTCGGCCCGGCCGCCCTCGCGGCGGAAGCCGACTACTTCGCTCGGGTGGACCAGCGCGCGAACGAGCGCCCCTACGGCTGGGGGTGGGCGCTGATGTTGACCCACGAGGCCGCCACCTGCCGCGACCCCGCGGCCGCGCGGTGGACCGAGAGTCTGACGACGCTGGCGAGTGTGTTCGTCCATCGCTACCTGGAGTGGCTGCCGCTGGCCACGTACCCCGTGCGGTACGGCGTGCATGGCAACAGCGCCTTCGGGCTTTCCCTCGCCCTGCCGTATGCCCGCATGCTGGCGGAAAGCGGTGACGGCAGGCTTCTCGACGCCGTCACCGCGGCCGCGCACCGGTGGTTCGGCGACGATCGGGACTATCCGGCGGGCTGGGAGCCGTCCGGAGCCGACTTCCTCTCGCCGGCTCTGGTGGAAGCGGAGCTGATGGCGGGCCTGCTGCCCGCGGAGAGGTACGCCTCCTGGCTGGACTCGTTCCTGCCCGGTATCGCCGCGGGTGAGCCGGCCACGCTGTTCACCCCGGCGTTCGTCAGTGACTTGACCGACGGGTACATCGCCCACCTGCACGGGCTGAACCTGTCCAGGGCGTGGTGCTGGCGGCGCCTCGCGGAGTCGTTGCCCGGCGGGGATCCGCGCGCCGAGCTCATGTTCGCGGCCGCCGAGGAGCACGCCGAGGCCGCGCTCGGCCACGCCACCGGTAGCGACTACGCGGTGGAACACTGGCTGGCGTGCTACGCGGTGCTGCTGCTCAGCTGAGCCGTCTCCCGCCAGCCTGATCTGCCTACAATAGATTGCCCGCTTCGGGCGGTTCCGGCGCGCCACCGGCTCCCATCGTGTTTGCCGCCCACGTAAGCGTGTTTGCTCTCCACGCGCACGAGTTTGCCGCTCACGCGCACGAGTTTGCCGTTCGTGTACGTGCACGATCCGGGATGGCTTGCCGCTCCCGCGTCACGTTGTCCACATCAACCGGGTTGTCCACAGGTTGAGGAGACCGTCGTTGTGCCGGCACGGCCGAGCGCGTGACGCTGGAACTCGGAATCTCGAGCTGTGGAGGAGCAGCCATGAGCGTCGAACTGGTCGAACGTGTCCGGCGTCGGCTGATCGGTAGTGGAGCCGGCGCCGGTGAGATCGGCCCCTCGGTCCTGGCCGACGCGGTACGAGCCGAGGTGGGTGGGGTCGCCGCACACACCGACGTCCTCGACGCGCTGCGTCTCGTGCGGCACGAACTGGTCGGCGTCGGGCCACTCGAACCGCTTCTCGATGATCCGGATACCACCGACATCCTGGTCACCGGTCCGCACGAGGTGTGGGTGGACGGGCGGAACGGGTTGCGCCGCACCGAGATCCGGTTCGCGGGGGAGGAGTCGGTGCGCCGGCTGGCCCAGCGGCTCGCGCTCGCGGCCGGTCGCAGGCTCGACGACGCACAACCGTATGTGGACGGTTGGCTGCCGGGTGCCGGGCCGCACGGGCATGTGCGCCTGCATGCCGTGCTCCCGCCGATCGCGTCCTGCGGTACGTGCATCTCGCTACGCGTACTCCGTCCAGCCACCCACGACCTGCCGAGCCTGGCGAAGTTGAAAACCTTCGCGGGTAACGGCCTCGCCGTTCTCGAGGCGATTGTGGACACCAGGATGGCCTTCCTGGTCACCGGCGCGACCGGCGCGGGCAAGACGACCATGCTGGCGGCCTTGCTCGGCCGGGTGGTTCCCACGGAACGCATCGTGTGCGTCGAGGACGCCGGAGAGCTACTGCCTGCCCATCCACAGTTCGTACGGCTCACCGCGCGACCACCCAATGTGGAGGGTGCGGGGGAGGTGACACTGCGCGACCTCGTCCGGCAGGCGCTGCGCATGCGCCCGGACCGGCTGGTGGTCGGCGAGGTCCGTGGGCGCGAGGTGTGCGAGCTGCTCAACGCGTTGAACACCGGGCACGACGGCGGTGCCGGCACCCTGCATGCCAATTCTCCTGGGGAGGTTCCGGCCCGGCTGGAGGCGCTGGCCGCCCTCGGCGGGCTGTCCCGCCCCGCGTTGCACAGCCAGCTCGCCGCGGCGGTTCAGGTGGTGTTGCACATGCGCAGGGAAGGCAACACCCGCACCCTCGCCGAGATCGGGGTGGTGCGACGCGCCGAGGCGGCCGCCGAGGTGTGCCCGGTGTGGCGCGCGGGCCGGTGGACCGAACACCGGCCGTTGCTGGCCGACCAACTCGCCCAACGTGCCGGGAGGCCACCATGCTGAGCTGGTCCGCCCTGGCCGCCGGTTGCGCGCTGCTGTGCTGGCCGGGAAGTACGGCGGCGTCCCGGTTGCGCGTGCTGCCGGGAGTTCCTGACCGGCCGTG
Proteins encoded in this region:
- a CDS encoding TadA family conjugal transfer-associated ATPase, producing MSVELVERVRRRLIGSGAGAGEIGPSVLADAVRAEVGGVAAHTDVLDALRLVRHELVGVGPLEPLLDDPDTTDILVTGPHEVWVDGRNGLRRTEIRFAGEESVRRLAQRLALAAGRRLDDAQPYVDGWLPGAGPHGHVRLHAVLPPIASCGTCISLRVLRPATHDLPSLAKLKTFAGNGLAVLEAIVDTRMAFLVTGATGAGKTTMLAALLGRVVPTERIVCVEDAGELLPAHPQFVRLTARPPNVEGAGEVTLRDLVRQALRMRPDRLVVGEVRGREVCELLNALNTGHDGGAGTLHANSPGEVPARLEALAALGGLSRPALHSQLAAAVQVVLHMRREGNTRTLAEIGVVRRAEAAAEVCPVWRAGRWTEHRPLLADQLAQRAGRPPC
- the ssd gene encoding septum site-determining protein Ssd, translating into MGEQRPLAVINDETVLDEVLRLAAAVGCEVDRAADLPGARPQWTAAPLVILDEEAVRYGDPPPRRPGILLVCKGTVAPESLRRALRNGVERLVMLPDDEGELVSALADAVEGPVLDGRVLAVLGGRGGAGASVFAAGLGLGAVRAGGNALLVDCDPLGGGVDLLLGVEDEPGLRWPELRVNSGRVSMAALQPALPGTRHGAARLSVLSCGRDGADGAGPSGHAVAAVVRAGRRAGQLVVCDLPRHLPGAARPVLELADLVILVVPAELRACAAAAQVLRGLFQVRERVRVLVRGPSAEGLGVDQVAAAVGVPAVASVRAERAPARALLERRGGSLSGAARAVLETVRFDPSREGSA
- a CDS encoding DUF2891 domain-containing protein, with product MTTRGERRESELRSLAPTFARTALTNIAREYPHHESHLQTSAVDRVPRPRDLHPAFFGSYDWHSCVEMHWLLLRLLRLVPDAVPREEVRAALDEHLGPAALAAEADYFARVDQRANERPYGWGWALMLTHEAATCRDPAAARWTESLTTLASVFVHRYLEWLPLATYPVRYGVHGNSAFGLSLALPYARMLAESGDGRLLDAVTAAAHRWFGDDRDYPAGWEPSGADFLSPALVEAELMAGLLPAERYASWLDSFLPGIAAGEPATLFTPAFVSDLTDGYIAHLHGLNLSRAWCWRRLAESLPGGDPRAELMFAAAEEHAEAALGHATGSDYAVEHWLACYAVLLLS